From Miscanthus floridulus cultivar M001 unplaced genomic scaffold, ASM1932011v1 fs_470_1_2, whole genome shotgun sequence, a single genomic window includes:
- the LOC136531886 gene encoding uncharacterized protein: MRGWDGGRADGGVAGGRADGGVAGGRADRGEADGRANGGEAGGCGAMERGRKGERERLGFHGAQKQMLTGARRLQGVGGTPAATGEARSHGAMDGDGHRRVPWPTPHRSPGAPSVAGSASRREPAARDRPAQNDAMGGGGGGERRPQPPRPLAPGAAATLSASRERGSEEERD; the protein is encoded by the coding sequence ATGAGAGGATGGGACGGTGGCCGCGCCGACGGAGGAGTGGCCGGTGGCCGCGCCGACGGAGGAGTGGCCGGTGGCCGCGCCGACAGAGGAGAGGCCGATGGCCGTGCCAATGGAGGAGAGGCCGGTGGCTGCGGTGCTAtggagagagggaggaagggagagagagagaggctagGGTTTCATGGAGCACAGAAGCAGATGCTGACCGGCGCGAGGAGGCTGCAAGGGGTGGGAGGCACACCAGCGGCCACCGGCGAGGCCCGCTCGCACGGCGCCATGGACGGAGACGGGCACCGCCGGGTCCCATGGCCGACGCCGCACCGTAGCCCGGGGGCGCCGTCGGTCGCCGGCAGCGCCTCGCGGCGTGAGCCAGCAGCGAGGGACCGGCCGGCACAGAATGATGCGAtggggggaggaggaggtggagaaagGCGGCCGCAGCCGCCGCGCCCGCTCGCGCCAGGTGCCGCTGCCACCCTGTCCGCatcaagggagagagggagcgaaGAGGAGAGAGACTGA